The Eulemur rufifrons isolate Redbay chromosome 3, OSU_ERuf_1, whole genome shotgun sequence DNA segment TCTTGATCAGATATTGAAAGTTTGCTGCCATTGccgggagagaaaaagagagagggaaaatttAACCATCACTCCCACAAATATTAGCAACTCAGTGCTGTATATTGTTAGTAGTCAGCCCAAGCCGGCCAGGGAGGCCTGGCCAGTAATTTTTCATGGGGCTGTCAGGCTTGAATGTAGAACTCACTAAAACCACAGCTTGATAAAATAACTAGGGTTTCCGTGGGAGTGAGGTAAAGGGTGCCAGTGAGAGAACAAAGGCTGCGCGTCCGTGTCAGGGCCGCCGGCCTTGAGCCTCACTGGAGGCGGGGGCAGCGGGTGCGTCCGGGCGGCGAGGGTCCGGGGTCGGTGGTCCACGCGGCGGCCGAGGATCCTCTCCCCGGCCGGTGCCCCTCAGCCGGTGCACAGGAGGGCGCCGCCGAGACGGGCACGCCAGACACGGCAGCGTGTGAAAAGGGGCGCGGGGCCAGAGGCCGGGCCGCCGCCCGCCTGAGTGACTGAGCGAGCAAGCGAGCGACCTCGGAAACACGCTACAGCCGGTCACGCGCCAGGCCGAGGTCACGCGGCTGCCAGGGCCGAGAGAAGAAGCCACCCGTAGAGAGACCGCTGAAGAGGAGGGGCGCCCGGGTACAGAGGGCGGCGCCCCCTGCAGTTCGCGGCCGCCAGGGCCCGCCCCTCGCACTTATGTAATAGGGGCGCGCTGCCATTGGCCCGCGCGACCGGAAGGGGCGCAGGCGTGCGAACGGGTGGGGGCGGGCAGGAGGCCGCCGCAGGAAAGCGGGTGGGCGGGGCTGCGAGGAGCAGGCGGTGCTGGGGCGCCTGGGAGAGCGGCGCAGCGTGCGCGGGCACGACGCGTAGTGGCTTCCCCTAAGGCtgaggcggcggcgggcgcgcggcggcggcgggcgtGCGAGGCGCGGGCTGTTGTGCTCCCGGctctcctcttttccctccttGGCGGGTAGAGGAGACCAAAGCGGTGCTGGGCGcgctccctcttcctctccctccggCGACCTCCCCGGCCCTCTCGCGCTGCGCTGTCTCTCCGACGCAAGACTGTCCCGGCCCGGGTGAGCGGCAGCTGAGACACCGCTGACGCCGTAGGGCGCCCCGGCACTGGGGTAGGGGGTGGTGAGGACCGTAGGGGTCGCGGCGGGTCGCGAGGGGCCGCCGGCCTCCCTGGGGGCGGCAGGGCAGGCCCGTCCCGGCGCGGGCCGCGGGAAGGAGGGGAAGCTCGGGCgcctgccaggccctgcaggTGGCCGGGTCGCAGGCCAGCCGCGGGAGAGGAGCGGTAACCTTACCCCCTGGCGACAGCAGCTGTCGGTTGCTGGAGGCTGGGGCTCCCCATGGCCGAAGGGACCGAGTTTTGGGCTCTCAAGGCCTCCAGGAGGCGCGTCTCGGGCCAGGGTCCTGGAGGATTGGCAAGTAGGTGGGGGCTGTGTGGCCTTCGGTGGCAGTGAGGAGGAGGGGGTTCCAGAGACCGGAGAGTCCGGTTTGGGAAGGAAGGTGCGCCGGGCTGCAACTGGAGTCAGTGAAGTGTTGGGTGAAGTAGACCTTACTCCTGGTGCgtgcttctcctcctctccccaaaaCGATGTAGTTAAAAGCTGGGGTCAGGATGTTGAACACTGCCTGGGCCTCTTCCTCTCAGATGGTTATGGAGAATGAGCCTACTTCCTGGATCCAAAAATCCTTTTCTTCTTACTCATTTGTGTTGGTTTTAAAAGGATCTTTGGGGCAGTGGTTACTTGTTGCCGCCTGCGAGAGCACCTCATTTAAGAACTTTTTCGTCCTACTACTTCCTTCTTTGCAGCCCCCTCGGAAAACCACACTAAATAGGAGTTACATTAAAACTAGCATGTACATATTTGTGAATGACTTCTTGCCCTTCAGTTTGTCGCATTTAATCAAGGAGCAGTTATGCTAAAGATTTTGTAGAAAATTTGATTGGCTTTAGAGCAAGTCCTAAGTTGAGCTGTCCAAAAGCAGGTGGTTTGTTCTTTTGCATTTCTGCTTTCAGAAAGGAAATCAATGCAGTGTGTTGTCAGAAGTTAGGGGCCAACCCCACGCATTTGGCTTGTGTGGTTCAATTTCCTTTACCTGGTgttaagttttctgttttaagaATAAGCGACTACTGCCTTTTATTTATTAAGGCTCTTCTGGCttttttattactattgttaGGTGACAATGGAATATGGGTTAAATCTATTGCATAATGTTATATTTTAGGGAAAGTCCTAAatgcaaaagttaaaaataattttgtggatTTAATGACACTGCTTTTACAGGTCACTGcatgaaaatattatcaaaatagcTAATAACTTCTAGATAATAAACTTCTGGAATTAGTGGCCTGccattttataagatttttttttcaatgcgAAACAATTAAGTTACCCACAAAATAAGTATATTAGCATACATATATTGTGTGAAAGAGTTAGGATGCATAAGAGGAATGAAGTATTCTAATATAAAGTCCTGATACTAAGACACAGACATTAAGAATGTAATAAAACATTGGTGTACATAAAGATTGAACACCTGATTACTATCATTCAAATAATACACACACGTATCCAAACCTGTTTCCATGGGACTAGGTTTGTAAGCTAGCCAAAGCATATGGacttaaatatactttttaaaaaatcatttcatttggCTCAGGATTAGTAAGGATTTGatcttaaaaatgcaaaaatggaagCTTAGTCTTTAAGGACTAACAGAGCTGGTAATATTTACCATTGTTTGGTGGGAATGGGGTTCTTATGTTAGGCCAGCATACTAGACATTTTTGTAATTGGTAAAATATTCTACTGACTTTCTAGAAAAGTATCGATcctcttctatattttatatGACTTTCAGTTCAGTGTTTAATGCTAGTGGGAACTTTTCCAATCAgcgtatttatttttctatttttccttttggcggGTGTGGGGGAACTCTGTTGTTTCTATGAAATGCTTTGACCTCAGATCTATTTGCTAATTAGTGTTCCAGTCAGAAAAAGCCAACACTATTTACTGGTGAAGTTGGTGTAGATGCATTGTGTGTTTATGTCCTGCAGTGATTTGGAATTTAATTACAATGCTAGTCAAAACTATACATAGAATTCTACTTACGAtccaattttaatatatttaaaaagcacttgGGATTCATTATAGACCCCTTATGAATGGATTTAACTTGTATGGTGTAATAGAtgcatttaattttaatggaaaagtaaaagtaacttttttcagttgcttacttttatttttaaaccatttagGTTCACTTTAGACCATCAGCAGTAAAAAAGTGGTATCTTTTGACTTTGTAAAAGAATGCTTTTACCAGATTCATTCTCTCAGCTGGGAActaatttaatcttattttataatttgtgcaGCAATCTAGCAAAGACcaactttttagaaaaatttagaatAACAGTTTTGTAAAACCTAAGTATTTAAGAGAACAGTTCCCACCTGTTCCTATGGTCTCCTTTAGAAGGTTTAGTTGACAGCTCTTATTTTCTCTTATAGTTGTAAGAATTGCAAGTCACGACAGTGAATACTGGGAGGGGAAAGTACCTTTGCAAAGTGATCAAATAAATGATTGAGGAGCCTAAACTTTTTTTGGTAAACTTTTGAAgattacatacaataaaatacacaaatcttaGGTATACAGTTAAATGAACTTTTACAAGTAAACACACCTGTGTAACCATTACTTGgttcaagatacagaacagtttcaGCATTGGTTAAGTCCCCTTCATGCTCTCTCTTCCCAGTCATTACCCCATAACCCCCAAGGTGACCTCTTTCACAATAGATTAGCTTGGTctgttttgaactttatgtaacATAAATtctttgtaactggcttctttagTTAACATGGAGCTACAACCaagttttctaactttttttttttttttttgagacaatgtcttgctctattgctcgggctagagtgctgtggcctagctcacagcaacctcaaactcctgggctcaagcaatccttctgtctcagcctcccaagtagctgggactacaggcatgtgccgtcatgcctggctaattttttctatatgtttttagttgtcaatttctttctatatttttagtagagacgagggtctcgctcttgctcaggctggtctcaaactcctgaccttgagcaatcctcctgcctctgtgtcccagagtgctaggagtataggcgtgagccaccgtgcctggcctgtaaCAATTTTTTTGAATGCTGCATAGTATTTCCCTGTATAAATATTGTAAAGATATGTGTACAATCTTTGTATCTGTTTTACTATTAATGGGCATTTACattgtttctagttttgaaaCAGGTACTCTGAATGTTCTTGTACATGTTTTGGTGTatataatatttgcatttctgttgGCTATGTAccaagagtggaattgctggatcatagagtAGACAGCTACCAAccagttttccatagtggttgtaccaGTGGATACTTTAGTAGCATTGTACGTGAGAGTttgaaaatgcatatattttaagttgCCAGATGTTTCTGTAAAACTTAAGGCTTCCACTTGGAGAAAGTGATTATGCTTAGGTTACTCCGTATTAGAGTAAATCACTCTAATGTCTCACCTTCTGTTTTTAGATATGGCTCGTGGACAGCAGAAGATCCAGTCTCAGCAGAAAAATGCCAAAAAGCAAGCTggacaaaagaagaaacaaggaCATGACCAAAAGGCTGCTGCCAAAGCTGCCTTAATATATACCTGCACTGTCTGTAGGGTAAGGAGAATTGAAAGACATAGCTTTCCTGTGGGCAATTCTTTCATTATAAACTTGTTTgtatagattaaaattttgaaactgTAACAAAATAGATGCTTTACTTGAAATAGTAGATTTGAGAGCTGGTTATTTTAGGAATCCATTTTCATTcacccattcaacaaatattttttgaacagcTCCTATGACCAGGTACAATTCTCTTGGTGCTggagaaatggaaagaacaaaacaaaatcccttcTCTTATAGAGAATAAAGATGTCTTCATAAGGGCATATAATACACTTTGAACTTTGTAAGGAAGTCAGATTTACATTCTTAGTTTATAGCTATGTAAGATGCTAGTGAATACACCTCTGGTTAtataattggctttttttttttttttttttttccccttcactaaCTCTATAATTAGGAGGTCTGCAAAACTATATAGAGTATATTCATGTTAAGGGCTTTTACTGGAATGAACGTGTTTTATTAGATTTGAAGAATAGTGGTAATAACAACTACTATTGAGTGCTTTCCGTGTGCCAGGTACAGATCAGTCGTTTTATGTGTATTCACTTATTTAATCGACatgacaaccctatgagataaagtatttttattctcattttacagaagagtaaACTGAGTCATAAGAATTAAACAACTTATGTggggtcacccagctagtaagaaGAGCTGAGATCTGAACCTTGGCAATCCAGCTCCAGAGTCCACCCTCTGGACCACTATATACTGCCTCTCAAAGAAGTGCTTCTGAAATTCCAAATTAGAATCTCTTTCTTGCCTGTTTGTTTAAGCTCATTACTCTTGAAGTTAGTGAATGGCAGtgccaaaggaaaaaagcatAATGGGGTTAGTCCAATACATACACATTTGTATAATTTGCAAGGCCCTATACCTGGGTAGGATTGATGATATGAAAGGGAAGGATCTTGGTAAGATGTGATTCCTAGACTGAAGCTTGTCATCTTTTGAACTCATTTTCAATGAAGTAGAAATTACTAATGACAGGAAAGTTCTTGATAATCTAAGAGAGGGACtctattatgttaaatatttatagcaaGCTTTGATACGATCAAAATAATGAAAGTGAGTGGCTTCTCGTTCTGTTTAGAAAGAGGCagggtgaaaataaaattttactagaTGAGGGATGAAGAAATACCTTGACCTAAAAGTGCTAGAGTAGTTCACGTATTTAAAAACTCCAaaccaaaaattttatttcatgttttgtgTAATTGAATGTGTTGAATAGATAATTGAAGGTCGTTGCCAAGGGAAGTCAGTATAGTATAATATTTGAGAGCTGAAGTAGCGAGTGCTAGGTTAAAGGACTTGGGCAAATTAAACTCTGGGTTTTAGTTTCCTTTTCATGTAAAACGAGGATTATAGGAGATGCTGAAGATGACTGTGAAGGTTCTGTGAGAATTAAGGTAACATGTTTACTGTAGTAAGGGTTCAGTTAATGTTACCTATTGTTGGGTGTTGATCAGATGAACAGTATACATTCTGTGTGACCTACCCCTTCTTTGTATGTAAGATGTGAGAATGTTAGGAATTTCTTTGTCACAGAGCCTCTCTTCATATGCCAACCACTAAGTTGTaggaatttaaaagtattttgtgaTAATTGTCTATCATGAGCAAGTTCAGGATTTTAAAAggtaacacatttttatttcataaagtgAAGCTCTTCTTTTTTTGCACAAATTTTTCTTGTTAGACACAAATGCCAGACCCTAAGACCTTCAAGCAGCACTTTGAGAGCAAGCATCCTAAGACTCCACTTCCTCCAGAATTGGCTGATGTTCAGGCATAAAGTTGTTTACAGGTAATTGACCTCTTTTTATATTGGTCTGTTAATGTCAGCATCGTATACAGGACCAAAACTATCCTGTATAATTGTGAAATTAATTTCTGCCTTGTGAGACTTTATTGCTTCCTCCTTTAAAGTTAATGTTTAACTTAATTTCATTACTACAACTTTACAATTGTTACTTACAATTTACTAGAACACTTTACAATTGTTAAAAGTCCTTTTCCCCGCACCATTTCCTTTCAATGGCTTTGAAACACCCAAATTTTTACTACTTCGGCCAAAAATGGCAGGATGAGTAGATGCTGGTCAGCTTTGTTCCAGGAATGGAAGAGACTTATCAGCTTAAAGAAAGTAGTGATTATAAAGATATTTGAGGGTCTCTCTCCCAGAAATGATGCAGACCAATGTTCCTGAGTACCTTTTTACAGTTACTTTACTTAACAATGCTTAGCAGAGCTTCTGAGTATTAAAATATAGGGCAAAATGTAAGCATGCACTGTATAAACTTGATAGTTGCTTGAAAATCATCAGTTTATGCTTTCTATTATGACTGGGTTTTTTCTCCTAAATTGTGGGATAGGTGGtgggagtgtgtgtatgtgtgtgaattatttgtttttaaagtaaatgcaggccgggtgcggtggctcacgcctgtaatcctagcactctgggaggccgaggcgggaggatagcttgaggtcaggagttcgagaccagcctgagcaagacgagaccccgtctctactaaaaatagaaagaaattagctgtacaactaaaaatatatataaaaaattagccgggcatggtggcacatacctatagtcccagctactagaggagctgaggcagaaggattgcttaagcctaggagtttgaggttgctgtgagctaggctgacgccatggcactctagcccgggcaacagagcaagactctgtctccaaaaaataaataaataaaagtaaattcagGGTCAAGcatggtggtggctcacacctataatcctggcactctgggaggctggggtgggagcatcgcttgagctcaggagttctagaccagcctgagcaagagtgagatacctttctctattaaataaaaattagctgggcatggtggtatgtgtctgtagtccgaggtactcagaaggctaaggcaggagaatctcttgagcctagggagttggaggtcgctgtgagctaggctgatgccaccccacactctagcccaggcgacagacaACAGCACAActcttatctcaaaaaataaataaataaataaagtaaattcaTCAAAGATCTGTTTATAAAGTCCAGTTGATAAATCTATCAGTGACTACTTTGATAGTCTTCTTAGACATTTGAAATGCATATAAATTGCAGTGGTTACATTCATTGAAAattttgcttatgttttataGGTGAATTCATGACACCTTTGACTCTTCTACTGTCTCAGACCTTAGGTAACAAACCTGCAGCTGCTTTTCTAACAAACTGTTGATCAGCAAAAATAAAGGGGCTACAGAAACACTCATTTTTATGCTGTTCCCTTTTGGGCTTCATGCAAAGACAATTCTGTGTAAATGTACAGTTGACTCTGATTTGCAAACCTGAAAATCAGTCCATCcttgttataaaaaatttttttacaattgTAATTATATTGATGTTCATATTGTgtaaaataactcatttaataaAGTAGTACTTTGATTTTACAACATCACAGGATAAATGGTTCTAGAAATTCTGTTCTAACTTTCTACATTATTTGCCTTATAAAAGTCTAATGAATTTATCAGCTAGAATTGCAAGTGCAATTCTTACTTCCCTTTCTCAGCTCAGTGGCAGGTTCATTAGTTAAACTAGAGCAGACTCATTCATTAAAATTGTGCACACAAATTTATTGGCAGCTGTTGATCTAGGTAAAGAGTGACTAATCTGCTGCCTTAGAGTATTGCAATTGGGTATCATTGCCCTCCTCTGATCATTTCCTGTGTTTGATGTTGGAATATTTAAACTTACTGTATGACCTGACTCTAGCTGCCAGCCAGCTGTCCCCTGCAGATACtgataaattcctaaaagcagTTGGATCATCAGTGAGCCCTTCTGAAGGATTAGATTCTGAAGTATATGCCATATGAAATAATCATTAAGTCCATTGTTTAATACAAAGTAAGATAGAACAAATGTAAACTGGTAAAGATCTATCTTTTATAAATGATGCTGGATTCTCTGGAAATTCTTCAAGTTCTTTAATTTGaaattgaaacataatttttgaaGAAGTTTTTTGGAAGTTATTAACCACTTGGCCAATTTTATAAATGGATTTTGCACTAACAGGAAGATTGGAATGACTTATGTCTGGGTTAATTCCCAGaaccttctttcttctttcttttctaagtgAGTTGTTGATTTTAGGATTTTACTTTGTGTTGGTTCCTAAAATCAAAGACTGTACAATATGACTTAAGTATGAACTAGAAAAGTTTTGAAATAGGCCAATATTCACATTCTTTTGGATCTAAGGATGGGAAAGTGGGTTTGTTCAGATGGATAACATAAATCCTACCCAATTAAGGAAGACCAATTTTAGGGTTCTTCTAATTTGCTTTTGTCAGTTCTTGTGTAAGTGAAACTGCTGTACctcagtttaaattttaaa contains these protein-coding regions:
- the ZNF706 gene encoding zinc finger protein 706, with protein sequence MARGQQKIQSQQKNAKKQAGQKKKQGHDQKAAAKAALIYTCTVCRTQMPDPKTFKQHFESKHPKTPLPPELADVQA